One stretch of Miscanthus floridulus cultivar M001 chromosome 18, ASM1932011v1, whole genome shotgun sequence DNA includes these proteins:
- the LOC136520019 gene encoding hydrophobic protein RCI2A-like, whose amino-acid sequence MGLCSCCCRCLELLCSVLLPPLGVCLRHGCCSLEFWISVVLTILGYLPGVLYAVYVICSVDPHRHRDPDDDDYVYVA is encoded by the exons ATGGGCCTGTGCTCGTGCTGCTGCCGGTGCCTGGAGCTGCTGTGCTCGGTCCTCCTCCCGCCCCTCGGTGTCTGCCTCCGCCACGGCTGCTGCTCC TTGGAGTTCTGGATCAGCGTGGTGCTCACCATCCTCGGCTACCTCCCCGGCGTCCTCTACGCCGTCTACGTCATCTGCTCCGTCgacccccaccgccaccgcgaCCCCGACGACGACGACTACGTCTACGTCGCCTGA